From a region of the Triticum aestivum cultivar Chinese Spring chromosome 7D, IWGSC CS RefSeq v2.1, whole genome shotgun sequence genome:
- the LOC123167785 gene encoding stromal processing peptidase, chloroplastic isoform X1, producing MASFPSPSIVAAAAAAPPRLAPGLSLSAAAVHHSSHAFRPRASLALRPSATASPANPLRCSHRRAVTPRSRRRTQGLGAASASAAGILGEERDGCLSCFPRSRRRGRPGLARFAPCALPHTSGLSLHSRRSGPKTRRSHILRAAGPDEPHVASPTWSEAALDKPYDPMIRNEALEDVLDTPLPSHPKLIRGQLKNGLRYLILPNKVPADRFEAHMEVHVGSIDEEEDEQGIAHMIEHVAFLGSKKREKLLGTGARSNAYTDFHHTVFHIHSPTKTKEYGESLLPSVLDALNEIAFHPKFSSSRVEKERRAILSELQMMNTIEYRVDCQLLQHLHSENKLSNRFPIGLEEQILKWDPDKIRRFHERWYYPANATLYLVGEIDDIPRAVREIEAVFEHTLSGNEGAPMSTGSPFGAMASLFAPKLPGGLAASLTGERSPATDKLKPIKRERQAVRPPVEHKWSLPEVDQAAKPPVIFQHELIQSFSINMFCKIPVNQVRTYKDLRSVLMKRIFLSALHFRINTRYKSSNPPFTSVELDHSDSGREGCTVTTLTVTAEPQNWKSAIKVAVHEVRRLKEFGVTMGEMTRYMDALIKDSEQLAMMIDSVPSVDNLDFIMESDALGHTVMDQLQGHDSLLGVAETVTLEEVNTVGAEVLEFISDFGKPSAPLPAAIVACVPKKVHIDGVGESSFEICPEEITESMKAGLEEPIYPEPELEVPKELITQSELEDLKVQHRPSFVPFKEDDVVKVFDNETGITQRRLSNGISVNYKITQNEARVGVMRLIVGGGRATEDSESKGSVIVGVRTLSEGGCVGNFSREQVELFCVNNLINCSLESNEEFIFMEFRFALRDNGMRAAFQLLHMVLEHNVWLEDAFDRAAQLYLSYYRSIPKSLERATAHKLMVAMLNHDERFVEPSPHSLEKLTLQSVKEAVMNQFVGSNMEVSVVGDFTEEEVESCVLDYLGTVSAAKSSNKEEHIEKISFLPSPSDLHFQQVYIKDTDERACAYIAGPAPNRWGFATEGKDLFNDIRSSSADAEISAPANSGKTHINVRNHPLFFGITLSLLAEIINSRLFTTVRDSMGLTYDVSFELNLFDKLDLGWYVIAVTSTPSKVHKAVDACKGVLRGLHHNKIVERELDRAKRTLLMKHEAETKTNAYWLGLLAHLQSASVPRKDISCIKELTTLYESATIEDLYLAYEHLKVDDSSLFACIGIAGAESGEDVNDDEPELGLPGMVPMGGRGLSTMTRPTT from the exons ATGgcctccttcccctccccctccatcGTCGCCGCGGCAGCGGCCGCGCCCCCGCGCCTCGCCCCGggcctctccctctccgccgccgcggTGCACCACTCCTCCCACGCCTTCCGCCCGCGCGCCTCCCTCGCCCTCCGCCCCTCCGCCACCGCCTCGCCGGCCAACCCCCTCCGCTGCTCGCACCGCCGCGCCGTCACGCCAAG GTCGAGGAGGCGGACGCAAGGGCTCggcgcggcgtcggcgtcggcggctgGGATTCTCGGCGAGGAGAGGGACGGGTGCCTCTCATGCTTCCCGAGGAGCCGGAGGCGGGGACGACCGGGGCTCGCCAGGTTCGCGCCCTGCGCGCTCCCGCACACCTCGGGCTTATCGCTGCACAGCCGGCGGAGCGGGCCTAAG ACCAGGCGTAGTCATATATTACGTGCTGCTGGACCTGACGAACCACATGTGGCAAGTCCAACGTGGTCTGAGGCAGCTCTTGATAAACCTTATGATCCCATGATAAGAAACGAGGCGCTTGAAGATGTCCTGGACACTCCTCTTCCGTCCCATCCAAAGCTAATACGGGGTcaattgaagaatgggctcagATATCTTATTTTACCTAACAAAGTTCCAGCAGACAG GTTTGAGGCTCACATGGAAGTTCATGTCGGATCGATTGACGAGGAAGAGGATGAGCAGGGAATTGCACATATGATCGAGCATGTTGCATTTCTTGGGAGTAAAAAGCGCGAGAAACTCTTGGGGACAGGTGCAAGGTCTAATGCATATACAGACTTCCACCATACAGTCTTCCATATCCATTCTCCAACTAAAACAAAG GAATATGGTGAATCCTTACTCCCTTCTGTGTTGGATGCTTTGAATGAG ATAGCTTTTCATCCTAAGTTTTCATCGTCTCGCGTTGAGAAAGAGAGAAGAGCAATTCTTTCAGAGCTCCAGATGATGAACACAATCGAATACCGTGTTGATTGCCAG TTGTTGCAACATTTACACTCCGAAAACAAATTGAGCAACAGATTTCCTATTGGACTTGAGGAGCAAATACTTAAATGGGATCCTGATAAGATCCGCAGATTCCATGAGCGATGGTATTACCCTGCCAATGCCACTTTATACCTGGTAGGAGAAATTGATGATATTCCCAGAGCAGTGCGGGAGATAGAG GCTGTGTTCGAACATACACTTTCAGGAAACGAAGGAGCCCCTATGTCGACTGGAAGTCCATTTGGTGCCATGGCAAGCCTCTTTGCACCAAAGCTACCAGGTGGCTTGGCCGCAAGCCTAACTGGTGAAAGATCACCTGCCACAGATAAACTAAAACCTATAAAAAGGGAAAGACAGGCAGTCAGACCTCCTGTAGAGCATAAATGGTCTCTTCCTGAGGTTGATCAGGCTGCCAAGCCTCCAGTGATTTTTCAACATGAGTTGATTCAGAGTTTCTCTATTAACATGTTCTGTAAG ATACCCGTCAACCAAGTTCGTACATACAAAGACCTGCGCAGTGTACTGATGAAACGGATATTTTTATCTGCTCTGCACTTCCGAATCAATACACGATACAAG AGCTCAAATCCTCCCTTTACATCAGTTGAGCTGGATCACAGTGACTCAGGAAGGGAAGGATGCACTGTCACTACTCTAACAGTAACAGCTGAACCCCAAAATTGGAAGAGTGCCATCAAAGTTGCTGTTCATGAG GTTCGGAGACTCAAAGAGTTTGGTGTCACAATGGGAGAAATGACCCGTTATATGGATGCACTGATAAAAGATAGTGAGCAGCTGGCTATGATGATTGATAGTGTTCCCTCAGTTGATAACTTGGACTTCATTATGGAGAGTGATGCACTTGGCCATACTGTCATGGATCAGTTGCAGGGACATGATAGTTTGCTTGGGGTTGCCGAAACTGTCACACTTGAAGAG GTCAACACTGTTGGTGCAGAAGTACTTGAATTTATTTCGGACTTTGGGAAGCCCAGTGCACCACTTCCTGCTGCTATCGTGGCGTGTGTACCTAAAAAGGTCCATATCGATGGAGTAGGTGAAAGTAGTTTTGAGATATGCCCAGAAGAAATAACCGAGTCCATGAAGGCAGGTCTTGAAGAacccatttacccagagcctgag CTTGAGGTGCCAAAAGAGTTGATTACTCAATCAGAACTTGAAGACTTGAAAGTGCAACACCGACCATCATTTGTTCCTTTCAAAGAGGATGATGTGGTGAAAGTATTTGACAATGAAACCGGTATAACACAGCGTCGCCTTTCTAATGGAATTTCCGTCAACTACAAG ATCACACAAAATGAGGCAAGGGTTGGTGTCATGCGGCTGATAGTAGGTGGCGGGAGAGCCACCGAAGATTCTGAATCGAAGGGATCTGTTATAGTTGGTGTTCGTACTTTGAGTGAAGGTGGCTGTGTTGGTAACTTTTCGAGGGAACAG GTTGAACTTTTCTGTGTGAATAATCTTATAAACTGCTCGCTGGAATCCAATGAGGAGTTCATATTTATGGAATTTAGGTTTGCTTTGAGAGATAATGGCATGCGTGCTGCTTTCCAGCTCCTCCATATGGTCCTTGAG CATAATGTGTGGCTAGAAGATGCATTCGATAGAGCTGCTCAACTATATTTGTCTTACTACCGGTCTATTCCCAAAAGTTTGGAACGTGCCACGGCTCACAAACTTATGGTAGCCATGTTGAACCATGATGAAAGGTTTGTAGAACCATCACCACATTCATTGGAGAAGTTGACTCTTCAATCAGTTAAAGAAGCTGTCATGAACCAGTTTGTGGGTAGCAACATGGAG GTCAGTGTAGTTGGTGATTTCACAGAAGAAGAGGTAGAATCTTGTGTTCTTGATTATCTTGGGACTGTAAGCGCTGCAAAATCTTCAAACAAAGAGGAACATATTGAGAAGATTTCCTTCCTGCCATCCCCATCGGATCTGCATTTCCAGCAA GTATACATAAAGGATACAGATGAGAGAGCTTGTGCATACATTGCAGGCCCGGCACCTAACCGATGGGGGTTTGCTACTGAAGGAAAAGATCTCTTCAATGACATTCGAAGTTCCAGTGCAGATG CAGAAATCTCTGCACCGGCTAACTCGGGGAAGACACATATTAACGTTCGCAACCATCCTCTTTTCTTTGGCATCACTTTGAGTTTGCTGGCTGAAATTATAAATTCCAG GCTATTTACAACAGTGCGAGATTCAATGGGATTAACCTACGATGTTTCTTTCGAATTAAATCTTTTTGACAAACTGGATCTTGGTTGGTATGTGATTGCGGTAACTTCAACTCCGAGCAAG GTCCATAAGGCTGTTGATGCGTGCAAAGGTGTTCTCAGAGGTTTACATCACAACAAAATTGTTGAAAGGGAGCTGGATCGG GCAAAGAGGACACTGCTGATGAAACATGAGGCAGAGACAAAAACAAATGCCTATTGGCTTGGTTTGTTAGCCCATCTGCAGTCTGCATCCGTGCCGAGAAAG GATATATCCTGTATCAAGGAATTGACGACATTGTATGAAAGTGCCACAATTGAGGACTTGTATCTTGCATATGAGCACTTGAAAGTCGACGATTCATCTTTATTTGCCTGCATCGGGATTGCTGGTGCCGAATCTGGTGAAGACGTGAACG ATGATGAGCCTGAGTTGGGGCTTCCTGGTATGGTTCCCATGGGAGGCCGGGGTCTATCTACTATGACCAGACCAACCACATGA
- the LOC123167785 gene encoding stromal processing peptidase, chloroplastic isoform X2, whose protein sequence is MASFPSPSIVAAAAAAPPRLAPGLSLSAAAVHHSSHAFRPRASLALRPSATASPANPLRCSHRRAVTPRSRRRTQGLGAASASAAGILGEERDGCLSCFPRSRRRGRPGLARFAPCALPHTSGLSLHSRRSGPKTRRSHILRAAGPDEPHVASPTWSEAALDKPYDPMIRNEALEDVLDTPLPSHPKLIRGQLKNGLRYLILPNKVPADRFEAHMEVHVGSIDEEEDEQGIAHMIEHVAFLGSKKREKLLGTGARSNAYTDFHHTVFHIHSPTKTKEYGESLLPSVLDALNEIAFHPKFSSSRVEKERRAILSELQMMNTIEYRVDCQLLQHLHSENKLSNRFPIGLEEQILKWDPDKIRRFHERWYYPANATLYLVGEIDDIPRAVREIEAVFEHTLSGNEGAPMSTGSPFGAMASLFAPKLPGGLAASLTGERSPATDKLKPIKRERQAVRPPVEHKWSLPEVDQAAKPPVIFQHELIQSFSINMFCKIPVNQVRTYKDLRSVLMKRIFLSALHFRINTRYKSSNPPFTSVELDHSDSGREGCTVTTLTVTAEPQNWKSAIKVAVHEVRRLKEFGVTMGEMTRYMDALIKDSEQLAMMIDSVPSVDNLDFIMESDALGHTVMDQLQGHDSLLGVAETVTLEEVNTVGAEVLEFISDFGKPSAPLPAAIVACVPKKVHIDGVGESSFEICPEEITESMKAGLEEPIYPEPELEVPKELITQSELEDLKVQHRPSFVPFKEDDVVKVFDNETGITQRRLSNGISVNYKITQNEARVGVMRLIVGGGRATEDSESKGSVIVGVRTLSEGGCVGNFSREQVELFCVNNLINCSLESNEEFIFMEFRFALRDNGMRAAFQLLHMVLEHNVWLEDAFDRAAQLYLSYYRSIPKSLERATAHKLMVAMLNHDERFVEPSPHSLEKLTLQSVKEAVMNQFVGSNMEVSVVGDFTEEEVESCVLDYLGTVSAAKSSNKEEHIEKISFLPSPSDLHFQQVYIKDTDERACAYIAGPAPNRWGFATEGKDLFNDIRSSSADEISAPANSGKTHINVRNHPLFFGITLSLLAEIINSRLFTTVRDSMGLTYDVSFELNLFDKLDLGWYVIAVTSTPSKVHKAVDACKGVLRGLHHNKIVERELDRAKRTLLMKHEAETKTNAYWLGLLAHLQSASVPRKDISCIKELTTLYESATIEDLYLAYEHLKVDDSSLFACIGIAGAESGEDVNDDEPELGLPGMVPMGGRGLSTMTRPTT, encoded by the exons ATGgcctccttcccctccccctccatcGTCGCCGCGGCAGCGGCCGCGCCCCCGCGCCTCGCCCCGggcctctccctctccgccgccgcggTGCACCACTCCTCCCACGCCTTCCGCCCGCGCGCCTCCCTCGCCCTCCGCCCCTCCGCCACCGCCTCGCCGGCCAACCCCCTCCGCTGCTCGCACCGCCGCGCCGTCACGCCAAG GTCGAGGAGGCGGACGCAAGGGCTCggcgcggcgtcggcgtcggcggctgGGATTCTCGGCGAGGAGAGGGACGGGTGCCTCTCATGCTTCCCGAGGAGCCGGAGGCGGGGACGACCGGGGCTCGCCAGGTTCGCGCCCTGCGCGCTCCCGCACACCTCGGGCTTATCGCTGCACAGCCGGCGGAGCGGGCCTAAG ACCAGGCGTAGTCATATATTACGTGCTGCTGGACCTGACGAACCACATGTGGCAAGTCCAACGTGGTCTGAGGCAGCTCTTGATAAACCTTATGATCCCATGATAAGAAACGAGGCGCTTGAAGATGTCCTGGACACTCCTCTTCCGTCCCATCCAAAGCTAATACGGGGTcaattgaagaatgggctcagATATCTTATTTTACCTAACAAAGTTCCAGCAGACAG GTTTGAGGCTCACATGGAAGTTCATGTCGGATCGATTGACGAGGAAGAGGATGAGCAGGGAATTGCACATATGATCGAGCATGTTGCATTTCTTGGGAGTAAAAAGCGCGAGAAACTCTTGGGGACAGGTGCAAGGTCTAATGCATATACAGACTTCCACCATACAGTCTTCCATATCCATTCTCCAACTAAAACAAAG GAATATGGTGAATCCTTACTCCCTTCTGTGTTGGATGCTTTGAATGAG ATAGCTTTTCATCCTAAGTTTTCATCGTCTCGCGTTGAGAAAGAGAGAAGAGCAATTCTTTCAGAGCTCCAGATGATGAACACAATCGAATACCGTGTTGATTGCCAG TTGTTGCAACATTTACACTCCGAAAACAAATTGAGCAACAGATTTCCTATTGGACTTGAGGAGCAAATACTTAAATGGGATCCTGATAAGATCCGCAGATTCCATGAGCGATGGTATTACCCTGCCAATGCCACTTTATACCTGGTAGGAGAAATTGATGATATTCCCAGAGCAGTGCGGGAGATAGAG GCTGTGTTCGAACATACACTTTCAGGAAACGAAGGAGCCCCTATGTCGACTGGAAGTCCATTTGGTGCCATGGCAAGCCTCTTTGCACCAAAGCTACCAGGTGGCTTGGCCGCAAGCCTAACTGGTGAAAGATCACCTGCCACAGATAAACTAAAACCTATAAAAAGGGAAAGACAGGCAGTCAGACCTCCTGTAGAGCATAAATGGTCTCTTCCTGAGGTTGATCAGGCTGCCAAGCCTCCAGTGATTTTTCAACATGAGTTGATTCAGAGTTTCTCTATTAACATGTTCTGTAAG ATACCCGTCAACCAAGTTCGTACATACAAAGACCTGCGCAGTGTACTGATGAAACGGATATTTTTATCTGCTCTGCACTTCCGAATCAATACACGATACAAG AGCTCAAATCCTCCCTTTACATCAGTTGAGCTGGATCACAGTGACTCAGGAAGGGAAGGATGCACTGTCACTACTCTAACAGTAACAGCTGAACCCCAAAATTGGAAGAGTGCCATCAAAGTTGCTGTTCATGAG GTTCGGAGACTCAAAGAGTTTGGTGTCACAATGGGAGAAATGACCCGTTATATGGATGCACTGATAAAAGATAGTGAGCAGCTGGCTATGATGATTGATAGTGTTCCCTCAGTTGATAACTTGGACTTCATTATGGAGAGTGATGCACTTGGCCATACTGTCATGGATCAGTTGCAGGGACATGATAGTTTGCTTGGGGTTGCCGAAACTGTCACACTTGAAGAG GTCAACACTGTTGGTGCAGAAGTACTTGAATTTATTTCGGACTTTGGGAAGCCCAGTGCACCACTTCCTGCTGCTATCGTGGCGTGTGTACCTAAAAAGGTCCATATCGATGGAGTAGGTGAAAGTAGTTTTGAGATATGCCCAGAAGAAATAACCGAGTCCATGAAGGCAGGTCTTGAAGAacccatttacccagagcctgag CTTGAGGTGCCAAAAGAGTTGATTACTCAATCAGAACTTGAAGACTTGAAAGTGCAACACCGACCATCATTTGTTCCTTTCAAAGAGGATGATGTGGTGAAAGTATTTGACAATGAAACCGGTATAACACAGCGTCGCCTTTCTAATGGAATTTCCGTCAACTACAAG ATCACACAAAATGAGGCAAGGGTTGGTGTCATGCGGCTGATAGTAGGTGGCGGGAGAGCCACCGAAGATTCTGAATCGAAGGGATCTGTTATAGTTGGTGTTCGTACTTTGAGTGAAGGTGGCTGTGTTGGTAACTTTTCGAGGGAACAG GTTGAACTTTTCTGTGTGAATAATCTTATAAACTGCTCGCTGGAATCCAATGAGGAGTTCATATTTATGGAATTTAGGTTTGCTTTGAGAGATAATGGCATGCGTGCTGCTTTCCAGCTCCTCCATATGGTCCTTGAG CATAATGTGTGGCTAGAAGATGCATTCGATAGAGCTGCTCAACTATATTTGTCTTACTACCGGTCTATTCCCAAAAGTTTGGAACGTGCCACGGCTCACAAACTTATGGTAGCCATGTTGAACCATGATGAAAGGTTTGTAGAACCATCACCACATTCATTGGAGAAGTTGACTCTTCAATCAGTTAAAGAAGCTGTCATGAACCAGTTTGTGGGTAGCAACATGGAG GTCAGTGTAGTTGGTGATTTCACAGAAGAAGAGGTAGAATCTTGTGTTCTTGATTATCTTGGGACTGTAAGCGCTGCAAAATCTTCAAACAAAGAGGAACATATTGAGAAGATTTCCTTCCTGCCATCCCCATCGGATCTGCATTTCCAGCAA GTATACATAAAGGATACAGATGAGAGAGCTTGTGCATACATTGCAGGCCCGGCACCTAACCGATGGGGGTTTGCTACTGAAGGAAAAGATCTCTTCAATGACATTCGAAGTTCCAGTGCAGATG AAATCTCTGCACCGGCTAACTCGGGGAAGACACATATTAACGTTCGCAACCATCCTCTTTTCTTTGGCATCACTTTGAGTTTGCTGGCTGAAATTATAAATTCCAG GCTATTTACAACAGTGCGAGATTCAATGGGATTAACCTACGATGTTTCTTTCGAATTAAATCTTTTTGACAAACTGGATCTTGGTTGGTATGTGATTGCGGTAACTTCAACTCCGAGCAAG GTCCATAAGGCTGTTGATGCGTGCAAAGGTGTTCTCAGAGGTTTACATCACAACAAAATTGTTGAAAGGGAGCTGGATCGG GCAAAGAGGACACTGCTGATGAAACATGAGGCAGAGACAAAAACAAATGCCTATTGGCTTGGTTTGTTAGCCCATCTGCAGTCTGCATCCGTGCCGAGAAAG GATATATCCTGTATCAAGGAATTGACGACATTGTATGAAAGTGCCACAATTGAGGACTTGTATCTTGCATATGAGCACTTGAAAGTCGACGATTCATCTTTATTTGCCTGCATCGGGATTGCTGGTGCCGAATCTGGTGAAGACGTGAACG ATGATGAGCCTGAGTTGGGGCTTCCTGGTATGGTTCCCATGGGAGGCCGGGGTCTATCTACTATGACCAGACCAACCACATGA
- the LOC123167900 gene encoding uncharacterized protein, producing the protein MGSGLSHNHRSSVAPQQQPSSARVIAADGSLTEFATSSPVSVSDVLAAGNAGGWFFLCNSDALYFDEEVPALGGGELLRPGQIYFVLPVAMLGRPLSSADMAAMAVRASEALAARARPRGRGAGIRKVRVTPVHGEGGRGDVDAQVNAKLNERTLGEYSVKASASPARIGKKAAVAAFPPAKKVLKPLSAIQEDAE; encoded by the coding sequence ATGGGATCAGGTCTCTCTCACAACCACCGGAGCAGCGTCGCGCCCCAGCAGCAGCCGTCGTCGGCCCGCGTCATCGCCGCCGACGGCTCGCTGACGGAGTTCGCCACCTCCTCCCCCGTCAGCGTCTCCGACGTCCTCGCCGCAGGCAATGCAGGCGGCTGGTTCTTCCTGTGCAATTCCGACGCGCTCTACTTCGACGAGGAGGTGCCGGCGCTCGGCGGCGGCGAGCTGCTCCGTCCCGGCCAGATATACTTCGTGCTCCCCGTCGCGATGCTCGGGCGGCCCCTGTCGAGCGCCGACATGGCGGCCATGGCGGTGCGGGCTAGCGAGGCGCTggcggcgagagcgcggccgcgtGGGCGCGGCGCCGGCATCAGGAAGGTGCGCGTCACGCCGGTGCACGGCGAGGGCGGGCGCGGCGACGTGGACGCCCAGGTCAACGCGAAGCTCAACGAGAGGACTCTTGGAGAGTACTCTGTGAAAGCCTCTGCTAGCCCGGCGAGAATTGGCAAGAAGGCTGCCGTGGCGGCATTTCCGCCGGCGAAGAAGGTGCTCAAGCCGCTCAGCGCCATCCAAGAAGATGCGGAGTGA